TTTGAAGTCCTTGACCCAACCTTGTAGGGCCAGGGGGACATTCTGTAGCACCCTCCCGACCCTTCTAATGCACCTGCTGCCAGTTCTCATTGATTTTTCTACCATTTCCTCTTTCTCCTGTGCACTTTGGGGTGAGCTACAGCTCAAACTGTAGCAGAAGAGTTGATAATCCACAAGTTCTATTGAATAGAGACACCCCATGAAATAGTTCGGACTGGTCAAACCCCTGCTCAGACACCAATGGCGGAATTACACGCCAACAAGCTTTCCTGTTCCCACCCCTTGAGCCCCCACTTAGTCCCAGAGAATTTGGGGAGGAGAAACGGAGGAGGAAGACAATAAAACCTTGTTTGGTCTGAAGCCACCACATGTCTGCTGGGTTAAAACGGATGCAGGGTAGACTCCGCCTGGCTTAGGAGAGGTTGGCAGTAGAAATATCCTGTCTGTGGGGGACACCTGTAGTCAGAATTGACAGGATCTGCTCCTGTCTCTTTTGTGGGGTGAGGGATGGGGTCTGACCACTAATCTGTTGCCAAATGATCACTACACCCCATGGGAAGCAACCACTTGTACATATCTCAGATCCACGCATTTGAATACACACTTTTATAACCAAGACAACTGAATTGCTTTAAATGTTTAGATCATTTTCTTCCAGCACATTTCAGAGGCTAAGCAtcgtttgaaataaaaaaaaaaaaaagaggcacctTCTTTCAATCAATTAAACTCTTTATGTTGTAGATTCAAATACTTTCTGTCAATAATTCAAACAAGCACTTGAAAGATTTATTTATAAGCTCCAAATGGGTGCTGGAAATGACCAAAGGCAGACTCACCCCTAATATTTGTAGAGCCTGGGCCAAGGGTCCAAATGAAAATCTACAGGTCATATGTGGAAATATTTAGAAGTTATAAATAATCTATGCTCTTTACTGGGCCCATGTGACCACCCCTAGAGACCTGGAGACTAAAGGAGCCATGGAGCCAGCCCTGCCTCCTGCTAGCCAGTGTGGTAGCAGAGATCTGCAGGGTAGGGCAGGCCAGAAGCCTAGCCTGGGCCGAGGACTTCTGGGCAGTGAGTAACTGAACAGGCATGAAGCCAGGAGGGGGACTGTTCTGGCCCTGCGCCAGGGAGCCAGGGCAGCTAGATTCCCTCCCCCATACTTCACTTCTCCCCTTAGGGTATTTCTAGGCTCTGTTAACCTGTTGCTATggaggagtcgattctgactcacagctactgtattggacagcgtagaactgcctcgtagggtttccaagcagcggttagtggatttgaacagcctaccttttggttagcagccaagctcttaatcactgagccaccagagctccctcaaGCACCTCCCAAAACTTCCCCACCACAGCATGGGTGGGAGAGACAGCCATTATCTGGGACCCTGGTCTGCCCAGGCCCCATATTTGAGTAATTTGAGGCAACCCCACTTCACCCCACCTCACACCTCTGTGCCCTGAGCACCTCACCTCAGTTCACCTCCTGCATCCCTCCTACATACTTCCCCATTGGCTAAATCGGTTACCAAACTCTCAGAAAACTTTTTCTTGAGAccaagagaaacaagagcctggcTTTGAGGAAAGAGCTTTGCAGTTGGAGCCTGAGCACTGGCAGTAGTAGCAAATGGAATCAGCCAGGGTGAGATCAGCAGAGAACCACTCAGTGAATGTGGGGTGCAGAGCAACCAGTACTACTGGTCCAGCCTGTCGTCTCTACTAGAAGGTACACTTCATGAGGACAGGGACCCCAGCTCTTCTGTATACCACTGAATACAGAATTAATATTCAACTGATGTACTTGGCCTGGACATACTGGATTTTAAAATAGTGAAACACTCTCATAAAgcggttgccctcaagttgactccgactcatggtggccctttgtgtgtcagagtagaactgtgctccatagggttttcaatggctggtttttcagaagtaaattgccatgcctttcttctgaggtgtctcttggtgactcgaacctccaacctttcagttagcagctgagcatgtaaactatttgcaccacccagggactccgaaatACTCTTACACTGGTTTGCAAATACATAAGCCCTCTCCTTGAGGCCCCTCCCCCAGAACCTTCAGTCATTGCCATGATCCAGCAACTAAAGAGTTAAGGCAGGAGCCCCTGGGACCCCGTGCCAGCCCATGGCCCCTATCCATTCTGGAGGGCAGTGCCCGTGCCCTTTGGTCATTAAATATCCCGGCTGGAACCTCAGGCTGTATTCCCAGAACCCAGCCTGTCatctactcaataaatatttgttcaatgaataaattcatttgtttattcagtgACTAACTAGGTATTGTCTTAGCTTTTtagtgctgctgtcacagaaataccacaagtgggtggcctaaatgaaaaaaagaaacttattttcaCTGAGTTTAgaaggatagaagtctgaattcagggctctggctcttGGGGAAAGGTTCTGTCTGTCCACTCAGAGGGAGAACCCTTGTCTGAGCTTCTCTGGCATTCTCCTCAGCATCCCGTGGAGATCTTTCCATGGCGtctatctttccccatttgtACTAGCTTGCTTCTGTGCCCAACCTGCTTCTTTTGTATTCACAAGCTATTGGCTGAAGACACACCTATActgatataaaacccattgccattgagttgattctgactcaaagtgaccctgtaggagccctggtggtgcagtggttaagtgtcgagctgctaactgaaaggtcggtggttcgaacccaccagtggctccatgggaagaaagacctggatatgtgcttccataaaggttacagcctaggaaactgtcttaggctgggttctctagagaagcaaaaccagtaatgcgtataaatatatagagagagatttatattgaggaaacagctcacgcgattgtaggggttggaacatcccaagcccttggatcaggatagagtcctttcccaagtcacaaggctgcagaagctggttaactcaagatgagcaggttggagagcagggagcCTGCTTACAGGTTGTGATGGTCAAGGAATGCCCAAggctggcaggcaagaccacaaggtttctcctgagccgcttagctgcaggggctggcgaacccaagataggcaggttggagagcaggactctggctcgtaggctgtgaagatcggcaaatctcaagatggacaggtaaggtgctagctcaagtcccaagaaccagaggtcaaacaggagacagctgctggatccagaacaagccaacaacctttgcaaggtgaacaggaaggaagtaggcagtagaaggcagagagatgaaggctgagggggcggtgagccaccacaggccccgccCCTGCCGGTACGGctcagcagattctatcatgggggtgatcacatatcagatttcaacaggaaagtgatcacaacattatacaattgctaaatcactgagaatcatggcccagccaagttgacacacagtcttaaccatcacagaaaccctataggtagttctatcctgtcctatggagtcactatgagttggaattgactcgatggcacacaacaacatactgatacggcctcattaatataacaaagaaaagctctactcccagatgggattatactCAAGGATATAGGAATAgggtttcaacacatattttggagggacacagtttaatccacagCAGGTATTAGACTCCTATTGAGTGCCAGACTCCATATTACTCAAATCTAGGTGTGTGTGAGGAAAGAGTCTGTGTTTTGGTGAACAGCATGTAGTCTGACGAGAGTCCTTGTACGTGGGGTTGGCTACTTAATTTGAGGGGCCCAGCACAGAATGAAAATCCCTGGCCCCTTGtttgaaaagcaggaaaaaagctttttcctttcttttgccaTCTCTCTGTTGACCTGTCATGGTAGTTTTGGCTTGTTATTCATGTCATACTTCCTTGAGCCCAGCAATACTCACAGGTAAGTACAGATGCTCACAGGGTCCCAGGCTTGGCCCCACCCAGACTCTCCTGTGTCCATGCCCAGGCTCTGGCCAAGGGCAGACGGTGGCAGTGGTCACTGGGCAAAGGCAGGGGGATGGGCGGCTGAAAATCCATCCTGGGGAGGCGGAGAGGTGGGGAGTGGCAGGAGATGGGGGTCCCAGTGAATCGGGGTTCCAAGCATGCAATAACACAAGTTAATTTCCAGACTGCGACTGCAGAGCCTTAAACCCTAAGCCCCTCCCTTCTAAGCACAGGCCTTGAGCAACTGCACTGGTGGCAGGACCGTGCCAACGGCTGGTGTGGGCTCTGTGCTCCTACTTATTTATGTGTGATTTCCCCTCAGCAGCTCCCTGCTGGGGAGGGTGAATCCTGGGGGCTGGATGGGGTGCAGGCAGAaccctttctccttctctccgCAGGGGCTGTGAGGGCCTCCAGTGTCTTCCCCATCCTCAGCGTCACACTGCTGTTCTTTGGTGGGCTATGCGTGGCAGCCAGTGAGTTCCATCGCAGCAGGCACAACGTCATTCTCAGCGCGGGCATCTTTTTTGTCTCTGCAGGTGAGCATCTAGCACAGACACCCAGCCAAAGCCAGGGCCAAATGGATAAGGCAATGCTATTCCCTCCAGGAAAGCAATAAAATGTTCCACCTGTTTGTGTGAACAATAAGGACCCAAAGACTTTAATTTGAACGCAAGATGCTGAAACTCCAGCTAAGGGTAGCATGAGACAAGAGAGGGAGGAGACAGAGTGGTAGGGTAAATtgagagaatgagagaaagagagattggcTAAAAAAAGCACATGCAAGGATGTGTTTGCACATTAGAAGGTGGACAgcgcagtgtgtgtgtgtattaagcCTGAAAGCCTGATACAGTGTTTTAAAGGGGTCCAACTTTCTGTTCACGTGGACATTTTCATATATTGTCTCTGGCCCTTGAGACATGTGTTTGCTGGTCAACCACTGCTCACAGCTTTTCAAGTGCTCAAATCCTCCTGTCATTCAAAGCATTGCTGGGAACAAGGTAAAGACCAGCAGCCCCAGAGGCTCTCGGGGAAGACCTTTCAATCCACAGCAGCCCTGACCAGAAGGCACAGGGTGGCAAGGCAGATGAGAGACAATCTTTGGGAACAGGGTCCTGTTCTCTGCCTTCCTTCTCCACCCCTCATCTCTGTCCCCCCTCtactttcctcctcttcctctctttcctctgGGTTGCCATCCCTCCTTTCACCTCTTTGCCGTCTCTCCCAATCTCTCTCAGGTAGATCAGTGCAGTCTGGAGGAAAAGCTTCAGGGGCACAAAGAACAcggcaggggcagggaggggcttAACTCTTTTGGGTGAAGACATTCAAATTCTGTACCATGATGGCAAAATATTTATTGGGATGGGAACAATGGTGAGAGTATAAATGGCGGGTAAGAGTCTGGGGCTGCAGCCAGACCtcctaggtttgaatcctggctctacctgtgcagccttgggcaagttactaacTCCTTACACTGTGGCTTACTTGACCATAAAATGGgaaataataacagtacctacttgTCGCAAATAGttgagctggctgctaaccataaggttggtggtttgaacccactcggtggctctgtgggagaaaggcctggcaatctgctcccataaagattacagactagaaaattctatggggcacttctactctatcacacggggttgctatgagttggaatcaatttgactgcacctaacaacgacgATCACCTACTtcctagggttgttgtgaagagaCTGAATGCCAGGCACAGAGAAAGCACGACATTACATTCTAATACTGTAAAAGCAATAACAATATAGTTGAGAAATCTGGAGCCTGGTGTCCTGGCTCCTTGTGAGACCTTGGTCAGGCTCCTTCCCTACTCTGGTTCCCCttctataaaataagaaaattggaCTCTTCCGAGCTCCAAGTCTCTGGGAACCAACTCAAGCAACAGATCAGGGAGAAGGTTTCCATCTTGCCACAGGGCGATAtagtcagctcaatggcaattaTGGTCATAATCTGTGGACAGATGGTAACAGCTGGCCATCCCAGGGACTTGTTTTGCTTTGAGGCACATTCCAGTCACTGGTGGCCGTGTCCAGACTTCCTGGGCTCTGACTGACCCAGATGATGAGGTGTTGTGGACATAAGGGTTTTCTAGTAACAGGAGAGGGTCATTATTTTGTCTCTGAAGGAGGTTGTTAGGGAAGAGTGTGTCACTATCAACTTTCTTCTCACAAGGGGTATTCTGAAAATGACAGGTAGATTAGACACATGGAAACTGCAAAGCATTGGGGCAGTGGAGAGAGCCTTAGAAGAAGCTAGGAGCTTGGGATCCAACTCTAGACCCTTCACTCTGATATCCCTGAGAGACCCGAAAGCCTTAGTTCTTCCACCTGTAAAATGAAATATTGGCAGCTTTGAGACCCTTTTAGGTTCCTTGTTGCTCAGCCACCTAAGGTTCTGTGGTTTCAGGCAAGTCATCAACAAccatttatgtgccaggcacagagtcTAGGCTCTGAAAACAGGCCGCCCAGCGCAAATCTTGTCTTAACTACTTCCTACATGTGCAACCTTGAGCCaataaatcacttaacctctctgtgccttggtttcctcatctgaaaaatggggatagtaatggCCCACCTCTTAAggctgttatgagaattaaacgAGTTGGAATATATAAAAtgcctagagcagtgcctggcacagagtaagtacACAATACACAGCAGCTATTATAATATATGTTGCCCCACTTAGTTTTCATGACAACccaattcattcactcattcaacagatTTGCACTGCACCGTTGCTATGGGTCAGGCTCTGGGCTAGGAGCTGGGGCCATAGAAGGTGAATTAAAAGAACTTAGTCtctccctcagggagcttacagtCTGGAGACTGGGAGAAAGGAATTGCCCACTCACATCTTATTCTTGAAATCTAAATCAGTGCCTTCCTACTGAAATCTAAATTCGCCTGTGGCTAAGAGACAGTCCTGCCTTCCAATCCCACCTCCACCGTTTCCTAACTGTGTAGACTTGGGAAGTTACTCATCTTCTCTGTGTCTCAGGttctttatctgtaaagtgggggtgattttttaaaaagtgggctTGTTGTGATCATTAATTGAGAGGATGCACACAAACACTTtgtacagtgcctggtacatagtaaacctattgtcgagtcgattccaactcatagcgaccctataggacagagtagaactgccccatagggtttccaaggagcagctggtggattcgaactgctaacctttacgTTAGCGGCCCAGCGCTtacccactgcactaccagggctcctctgcacaTAGTAAGCCTCCTATGAATGGCAgctaaaggttatagcctaggaatcctatggggcagttctactctgtcctatagggttgctatgagttgaaactgacttgacagcactcgaCAACAACAAAAGGTAGCTGGCTTGGCTTCTTCCCTCCTATAACCTGGTCCGACATCTGAGCCTCTCTTTGAAGATTTTTGGGTTTTCTAGCAAGACTTCCTTTTGGGGCTTCCCTAACTTTGCCACCAAGATTTCTCTGCCGGCAGAGGAGTGAGAAAACATGCCTTTAGAAGGTCAGGGGGCATTGCCAGAAGCACCCTTCAGCAAGCTGAAATGTCTTTGAAGTCAGTCTCCCACTGAAAGTTAAAAATTCATGTGAATTCCACTTTCTCCTCCTTATTATATCCATGTTCATTTCAATATAAAAGAATGTGTCTTCCCTACTAATCTTCAAGCCAAATTGACACTCCAGGAAAAGGAGCCATTTTTCATCCTGTGGTTTCCTGCAGCCTGACACAGGGCTGCCTATGTCAATGCCCATATTCTGACTTTGTAATTAAAACCTGCCACCCACctgctagaagccctggtggcgcagtggttaagtgtttggctgctaaccaaaaggttggcagttcaaatccacgagccgctccttggaaaccctatgggacagttctactctgtcctctggggtcactaggagttggaatcaactctccagcaatgggttttggtttttgcccACCCGATGAATGCCTGTGCTGGGTAATGCCCAGAGGAGAAAGGGCTGAACCAGACCCTAGCCCTGCCTTCTAGAAGCAAGTCCTAGTTGGTGTATGCTCAAATATCATATTCAAAATATTAGCAACCCTTAATGCATGTGCAAGGAgacccagtggcacaatggttaaacacttggttgctaactgaaatgttggcagtttgaatctactcagtgacgccacaggagaaaagacctggtgatctgcttccataaatattacagccaagaaaactctacagggcagttctactttgtcacatggggggGTCACTGAGTCGTAATTGTTTGAGTCAGAATCTCctcgagggcacccaacaacaacaatgcatgtgCACCAGTCAACTGGAATGGTAGAACTAGGGCAGAATCCCGCAACCCCTGCTATGCGAAGGTTCAATCTTTAGTTGCTGGACTGTGGGGACGTCTTTGGGATCCCCAGGAAGAGTCTGGGCCACTAAGAGAGTGGACTCAGGAGACTCCTAGAAATAGTTATTTATCAACTGGTGTTGGAAATTGTCAAGAGCAATAGCCTCCATTTAGCACCACTctactctacaaaaaaaaaactctacaggTACCCTAAATTTGGAGGCAAGGAGATGTTAGCTGGTATACCAACTTCCATGAGTCATTGTTGGCACAAAACTCTGGCTGAAGCCCTTAAGCAAAGGGTCCCAAAAAGGCATTTCCCCTTTGGAGGAATAATGTGAGAAAAGTGGCCAGAGATGAGAACAGCCCCTAGGCCCTCAGATTCTATGGTGTCTTCTTATCACTCCCTGGGGAATCAATGCCTCTCCAGTTGGCTGAGCAGCTATTTCCAATGCTCTTCTGTTGCCCCTTGGAGAAGCTGAGTACGCAGTCTTTACCCCCTGGGGACAACAGCTGTATGTTCCCCAATTCCTAATTCTAAAACAACAGCTAATCTAAAGCATTATCTTATCCTGTGCAAATAAGAGAGACTTGATAAGCTACTGTTTCTTTCTCATGGGTTCGTTAGCTCCTCAAACTGCAGTTCCAGATCCATTTGGACTCTCCATAAGCACTTccaacccaatatatccaaatctctccttttctctaaACCTGTCACTCTGCTGCCTCTCTTATTTTAGTTCAAGATGCCACCACCCTCCCAATCACCCAAGCTAGAAGAACTCTAGTATGTGACTCTCTATTCCCTTTCTCACACTCCACAGCCAATAGCCTTTCATCTCCTGGATCACCCCCACTCAACTTTCAGGATGCAGCTCAAACATCCTCTCATCTACAAAGTGAGGTGGCTTAGTCATTGTCTCCCCTTTTGCCCCTGAACCATTTTATATATGTCTCTGGGAGAGCCCTCACTGACTTCTGTTATTGCATTTACATGCCCGTCTCCCCTACTAACGGTGAGAACCTCAAGGGCAGGAACCTGTATCTTGTTCATTTTACCATCCTCGTGACTTACCGCTGAAGATGAAGCATTGATGGGATAAATTGCTTCTCAGGGAAAACAAATCCATTGAGTTCTGGCCACACTTACTGGAGGAGGAGGATGTATTCTTTTGTTGCGTGCATATCGCCTAGGACTGAACAGCAGAATTCTTTATTTCTCAAGAGTCAGACCATGCAAGAAGAGCTCTGCAGCTGGATTTCCCAGCCATCATCTGTTCTCCtttctccccatttcctttcattttctataaatatttcaaGATGAACAGGGAGAGTTATCGCTGAGGCTTGTAAacaatatgtttttcttttctgctctcttagGGTTAAGCAACATCATCGGCATCATTGTTTATATATCAGCAAATGCTGGAGACCCCGGGCAGCGTGACTCCAAAAAAAGCTACTCCTATGGCTGGTCCTTCTATTTCGGAGCCTTCTCTTTCATCATCGCGGAGATTGTGGGGGTGGTCGCTGTACACATCTACATTGAAAAACATCAGCAGTTACGTGCCAAATCCCACTCGGAGCTCCTGAAGAAATCTACTTTTGCCCGCCTTCCACCCTATAGGTATAGATTCCGGAGGCGGTCAAGCTCCCGCTCCACAGAGCCCAGATCCCGAGACCTGTCCCCCATCAGCAAAGGTTTCCACACCATCCCTTCCACCGACATCTCAATGTTTACCCTCTCCCGGGACCCCTCAAAGATCACCATGGGGACCCTCCTCAACTCCGACCGGGACCATGCTTTTCTACAGTTCCACAACTCCACTCCCAAAGAGTTCAAAGAGTCGCTGCATAATAATCCGGCCAACAGGCGCACCACGCCCGTCTGAACTGACCTCTGACCTCTGACCTCTGCCCCGTGCCCAGCACAACCTTGGGGGAAGTGTACAGAGATGTCTCTGAGGTTGCATGGCATGGTCCTAGTGATGGTATTACTTTTTATAAAGAATGAAACCAAATGGACTCAGCCCTCTCCCACTCTTTGCCCCCTCCCCTCCAAGCCCTAGCCCCTCTGTTCCTCTCTAACTTTTCAAGCCAACCCCATAATGTCATTATTCTCTGTGTGTATCTGTGCCAgatgttttcctttcttccttctttactggGAGGACCTCCACATTCTTCCCTCCTTGGAAGAAGACTTTACTAAAAGTCATGGGTGGTGGCCAGGGGTGGGATTCCTAAATGCCCATCAGGTGAGTCATAGTTATCCCCATTGTCCACCCACATAAATCCTCAGGAAACCAACCACCCAGGTGGCCCTGAGGGAGGCATTCACCTTTACATGTTAGAAAAACATGAGCAGAAATCAAAGATGTCCAAGCCCCAAAGCAGCTAATGTAATAAACACGTTATTAAAGGTTTTGCCTTGTTGTAACCAACTGAGCTGGGAGTGTTTTGTTTCTTCCGGCTATTTCCTACACAGGCTCACTCTCCTGCCAATGAACTGCCTCATCTCTCTCTTGGAAGCTGAGCTTTGCTCAGCCACACTCTACCACTAGGAGGGGTCCCCCCTCACCCCTTGAAACCAAGCAAGGTATTCCTCACAAATGTCAGAGTCAGTATGGTCCACTACTTGAATCTCTGGAGGCTCACTGGTGTTCAAAATCTGGATGTAGCACTCAGTAGCTCTGgggtcttgggcaagtcacctaaagtttaagcctcagtctcctcatctataGAATGGGACAATATAATAGTGCGCACCGCCATAGAGTTGTGAAGTTTAAACACATATCACATGTAAAAGGATTAGCATGTTGTAAACTATGGCTATGTATGTGTATGGACGCTTTCAACGATgtgcttatttttggaagtattcTAAGCAGAGTGAGCATTATTTTGGAAAGATAAAAGCCAAGCGTCGGCTATTTTGTACTGGGGGGACTCTGCTTTGCACAAGATCTGAGGGCTCCAGGGGGAGCATGAGAAATAGGTGTCACCCCTGCTAATATTTACTTCCAGGAGTGTTTTTGGCACACACCCAGCACTTCACACTTCCAAAGAGCTTTTCCACTTAGAACTCCAGCGCCTCAGGAGGGGGCACAGAGCTATGGTCATAAGAGCTAACACCTGTCTAATGTtgctatctaatgctgctataggCTAGGCTGTGTTCTAGTGTCATACACATATTAATTTGTTTAATCCTCCCAGTAAACCCATGAAGAAGATATgccaatgagaaaactgaggcaagagAGGTTATGTGACTTGCTCACATCTTATTCCCACTAGcggcgtagaggttaagagctacagctgctaaccaaaaggtgggcagttcgaatccaccaggtgccccttggaaactctatggggcagttctactctgtcctatagggttgctatgagtcagaatccactcgatgcaGTGAGTTTAGTTTTCGGTTTTTTACgggatggaaggagccctggtggtgcagtggttaaacactcggctgctaaccagttcaaacccattagctgctctgaaggaaaaagatatggcagtctgcttccatatagatcacctgttgccatcgagtccattccaactcacagtgaccctataggacagagtagaactgcccccacaggatttccaaggcactGTTGGTGgatctaactgccgaccttttggttagcagtcgagcacttaatcactgagccaccagggctcctactttggaaaccctatgggacagttctactttgttctatgaggtcactatgagtggaatcaactccacagcaatgggtttggttttttggttaagggATGGAAGTCCTGGAAATCTAGTAACTTCTCCACACTTATCACAGTGAATTTCATAGTACAGCGCAGACTAGTGAGAATTCGTTTCATTCTTATGTACGTATGTACATCAAATAATCTCAATTAACCCTCAAAATTACCACATGGAGTAAgaattatcattcccatttgacagatgaggaaatagaggctCAGAGAGAGTGTATTAGGTAGCTAGTGAGCAGAGCCAGCATTTATATCCAAGGCTTCCGCTTCCTAAGTTGAGTGAGTTCCCCTCTATTCTAGCATTTTCCAAACCTCAGTCATTTGAGTACAGTAAGGGTGAAGTTTTTCATATCCACATACCTCACAGACATCTAATTACCTaatgttttttctttaaagtcactCACTTTTTACTTCAgtagatatatttttaaaggaaactttGTATCACCACCATTAAAAGAAAGCTAGTATTACTTGCCTGGGgaaagaaatagaataaaaacaCAGTGATCACACTGCATTCTAACTGTTACCTGTCCTACATTGAAGGCTGCCCACCCACTTTTTGTAATAAAGGATATTCCCAAAGTGTTAAGAggtgttaaagatattttagcaCCAAAGAAGAGATTTTCCTTAACTTACTCAGAAGGATCCAAGGTCACTGCTCTGccagggaacccaacagagaatccctgatggagcaggagaacaatgggatgcagatctcaaattctcataaaaagaccaggcttaatggtctgactgagaccagagggaccctgacggtcatggtccccagatcctttgatagcccaagattggaaccattctcgaaaccaactctacagggATTGGCCCGGACagataagatagacaatgatgctgatgaggagtgaactttgtggctaaagtagacacaagagactatgtgggcaactcctgtctgatggcgagatgagaaagaagagggggacagcagctggttgaatggacatggggaatacagggtagagaggaggaatgtgctgtctcattaagagagcagctgggagtacacggtggggtgtgtatggctttttgtatgagagactgacttgatttgtaaactttcacctaaagcacaataagtaaatttaaaaagaagaagaagaagaatcaaaGGAGAACTGGAAGGGGAATAACTTTCTCAGTGTGCGATTCGATGCCCTGCAATGCTGTGGTTGAGCATCATGTCAAATCATCTTGCCCCACTCTTGGGGGAAAGCTGCTCCAGACACCCTTGGAGAGGGAAGAAGGATCTGCAAGCTGGAGCAAATAGGTCGCACATACTGTGAAGAGGAAGAAGCAGCagcctgccacccagggacctagaagGTTGTAAAAACTGTGGCATCTGGGGGGCTGACCTGGGATGGAGAGAACCGTCCCAGGGGCTTCATTAGCTGAGTG
The sequence above is drawn from the Elephas maximus indicus isolate mEleMax1 chromosome 12, mEleMax1 primary haplotype, whole genome shotgun sequence genome and encodes:
- the CACNG3 gene encoding voltage-dependent calcium channel gamma-3 subunit, with product MRMCDRGIQMLITTVGAFAAFSLMTIAVGTDYWLYSRGVCRTKSTSDNETSRKNEEVMTHSGLWRTCCLEGAFRGVCKKIDHFPEDADYEQDTAEYLLRAVRASSVFPILSVTLLFFGGLCVAASEFHRSRHNVILSAGIFFVSAGLSNIIGIIVYISANAGDPGQRDSKKSYSYGWSFYFGAFSFIIAEIVGVVAVHIYIEKHQQLRAKSHSELLKKSTFARLPPYRYRFRRRSSSRSTEPRSRDLSPISKGFHTIPSTDISMFTLSRDPSKITMGTLLNSDRDHAFLQFHNSTPKEFKESLHNNPANRRTTPV